The Amblyomma americanum isolate KBUSLIRL-KWMA chromosome 6, ASM5285725v1, whole genome shotgun sequence genome has a window encoding:
- the LOC144093797 gene encoding putative defense protein, protein MKLAAPLVVVLLVVGVTRAFPDGAPVGSCDSFMPRHGTTAALPNPTSPFAVVQSKAHYNPGDIVTVTVTTSGPSFKGFIVQGFNPQTREVIGEFLGGPGTHVIPQCSAITHENNRNKKAATLNWKAPAGNSGPVMFRATVVKSFTEFYANLLSQSAGY, encoded by the exons ATGAAGCTGGCGGCGCCCCTGGTGGTCGTGCTGCTCGTGGTCGGGGTGACGCGGGCCTTCCCCGACGGCGCACCGGTGGGATCCTGCGATTCCTTCATGCCCCGGCATGGCACCACAGCCGCTCTGCCAAACCCCACGTCCCCGTTCGCCGTGGTCCAGTCCAAGGCACACTACAACCCCGGGGACATCGTCACGG TGACTGTGACGACGAGTGGCCCGTCCTTCAAGGGCTTTATCGTGCAAGGCTTCAACCCGCAGACGCGGGAGGTGATCGGCGAGTTCCTGGGCGGCCCGGGAACCCACGTGATCCCGCAGTGCTCGGCCATCACGCACGAGAACAACCGGAACAAGAAGGCGGCCACGCTCAACTGGAAAGCGCCGGCCGGAAACTCCGGACCTGTCATGTTCAG agcaactgtggtcaaatCCTTCACAGAATTCTACGCCAACCTGCTAAGTCAAAGCGCAGGCTACTAA